A region from the Arvicola amphibius chromosome 12, mArvAmp1.2, whole genome shotgun sequence genome encodes:
- the Emp3 gene encoding epithelial membrane protein 3: MSLLLLVVSALHILILVLLFVATLDKSWWTLPEKESLNLWYDCTWNTTTKTWACSNVSENGWLKAVQVLMVLSLILCCLSFILFMFQLYTMRRGGLFYATGLCQLCTSAAVFSGALIYAIHPEEILEKYPRGGSFGYCFALAWVAFPLALVSGIIYIHLRKRE; encoded by the exons ATGTCGCTCCTCCTGTTAGTGGTCTCTGCTCTCCACATCCTCATTCTCGTCTTGCTTTTTGTGGCCACTTTGGACAAG tcctgGTGGACTCTCCCAGAGAAGGAGTCCCTGAACCTGTGGTATGACTGCACGTggaacaccaccaccaaaacatgGGCCTGCAGTAACGTCAGCGAGAATG GCTGGCTGAAGGCAGTGCAGGTGCTCATGGtgctctctctcatcctctgctGCCTGTCCTTCATACTCTTCATGTTCCAGCTCTACACCATGCGAAGAGGAGGGCTCTTCTATGCCACTGGCCTCTGCCAGCTTTGCACCA GTGCAGCCGTGTTCTCTGGGGCACTGATCTACGCCATCCATCCTGAGGAGATCCTGGAAAAGTACCCGCGCGGGGGCAGCTTCGGCTACTGCTTCGCCCTGGCCTGGGTGGCTTTCCCCCTCGCCCTGGTCAGCGGCATCATCTACATCCACCTGCGGAAACGTGAATGA